One segment of Streptomyces sp. XD-27 DNA contains the following:
- a CDS encoding BTAD domain-containing putative transcriptional regulator, producing MEFALLGPVTVATGRGELPLGPPKRRSVLAMLLLQPNTTLSVEQLTASLWEDEPPAHARTVIQGHVSKLRAALSEGGAAEYGVELTTHGSAYLLRLPESLVDAHRFGELAALARPETAPEDAVGLLREALSLWRGPALTGTVSTPPFAAAAHALEERRLAAVTALATAYGTLGEHDRAAAALSPQAVAHPLREGLVAALMLALYRAGRQSDAIEWYHRTRRMLADELGVDPGERLRDAYEHILAGDRVGRRGAAVPRARTGPRPGTADGAGARAAVRGAHAAAADAAGAGVAGGPGAAGAAGAGGGTGPGPHGADGHRGRAHGPDIGAQAAAEHRGDFGTQTTAEHRVDVGAQATAEHEVEVGAQMLPRAPAGFFGRGAELERLTRFALPGAVTDSAVVLVTGPAGVGKTALAVRWAHAHARAFPHGRLFADLRGFSAGQEAEPAQVLRDFLLALGVEAARIPESVDAAAALYRSLSARRALLVVLDNARSSAQVRPLLPVGPHCVTLVTSRSRLDGLVATDSARAVPLRALGPDDGVALLGAVLGPDRVAEDPVAAQELVGLCNGLPLALRAAAAQLTARPRWRLARLAAALRDERRRLALLSAEDTGVAAALRASVARLSADDARLLATLGSSFAREVDVSAVAEIAGSDPELTRDGLGRLAEMHLIDEEATDRYVMSDLVKLFAQDEEKENGR from the coding sequence GTGGAGTTCGCACTGCTGGGCCCGGTCACCGTCGCCACCGGGCGGGGAGAGCTGCCGCTGGGCCCGCCCAAGCGGCGCAGCGTCCTGGCCATGCTGCTGCTGCAGCCCAACACGACGCTCTCCGTCGAGCAGTTGACCGCCTCCCTGTGGGAGGACGAGCCGCCCGCGCACGCCCGCACGGTCATCCAGGGGCATGTGTCCAAGCTGCGCGCCGCCCTCTCCGAGGGCGGCGCGGCGGAGTACGGCGTCGAACTGACCACGCACGGCTCGGCGTATCTGCTGCGGCTGCCCGAATCGCTGGTGGACGCGCACCGGTTCGGTGAACTGGCGGCGCTGGCCCGCCCCGAGACCGCCCCCGAGGACGCGGTCGGGCTGCTGCGCGAGGCGCTGTCCCTGTGGCGCGGCCCGGCGCTGACCGGCACCGTCTCCACCCCGCCGTTCGCCGCCGCGGCGCACGCGCTGGAGGAGCGGCGGCTCGCGGCCGTCACCGCGCTGGCGACCGCGTACGGAACCCTGGGCGAACACGACCGCGCGGCGGCGGCGCTGTCCCCGCAGGCCGTCGCGCACCCGCTGCGCGAGGGCCTGGTCGCGGCGCTGATGCTCGCGCTGTACCGGGCGGGGCGGCAGTCCGACGCGATCGAGTGGTACCACCGCACGCGCCGGATGCTCGCCGACGAACTGGGCGTCGACCCGGGCGAGCGCCTGCGCGACGCGTACGAGCACATCCTGGCGGGCGACCGGGTCGGGCGGCGAGGCGCGGCCGTGCCGCGCGCCCGTACCGGTCCCCGGCCGGGTACGGCTGACGGCGCCGGCGCCCGCGCCGCGGTCCGGGGCGCGCACGCGGCGGCCGCGGACGCGGCGGGCGCCGGTGTTGCCGGTGGTCCGGGTGCCGCTGGTGCTGCCGGGGCAGGCGGGGGGACCGGACCGGGCCCGCACGGGGCAGATGGCCACCGGGGTCGGGCCCATGGGCCCGACATCGGCGCGCAGGCCGCGGCCGAGCACCGGGGCGACTTCGGCACACAAACCACGGCGGAGCACCGGGTCGACGTCGGCGCGCAAGCCACCGCGGAGCACGAGGTCGAGGTCGGGGCGCAGATGCTGCCGCGGGCGCCCGCCGGGTTCTTCGGGCGAGGGGCGGAACTGGAGCGATTGACGCGGTTCGCGCTGCCCGGGGCCGTCACCGACAGCGCCGTCGTCCTGGTCACCGGCCCCGCCGGCGTCGGCAAGACCGCCCTCGCCGTGCGCTGGGCGCACGCGCACGCCCGCGCGTTCCCGCACGGTCGGCTCTTCGCCGACCTCCGCGGCTTCAGCGCGGGCCAGGAGGCCGAACCCGCCCAGGTGCTGCGGGACTTCCTGCTCGCGCTGGGCGTCGAGGCGGCCCGTATCCCGGAGTCGGTGGACGCCGCCGCCGCGCTGTACCGGTCGCTGTCGGCGCGCCGCGCCCTGCTGGTCGTACTGGACAACGCCCGCAGTTCCGCTCAGGTCCGGCCGCTGCTCCCGGTCGGTCCGCACTGCGTGACACTCGTGACCAGCCGCAGCAGGCTGGACGGGCTGGTCGCCACCGATTCGGCCCGTGCGGTGCCGCTGCGCGCGCTCGGCCCCGATGACGGAGTGGCGCTGCTGGGTGCCGTACTGGGGCCGGACCGGGTCGCCGAAGACCCCGTCGCCGCACAGGAGTTGGTCGGGTTGTGCAACGGTCTGCCGCTTGCGCTGCGGGCCGCGGCGGCGCAGCTCACCGCCCGCCCCCGCTGGCGGCTGGCCCGGCTGGCGGCGGCGCTGCGCGACGAACGCCGCCGGCTCGCGCTGCTGTCCGCGGAGGACACCGGCGTGGCGGCGGCGCTGCGCGCGTCCGTGGCACGGTTGTCGGCGGACGACGCGCGGCTGCTGGCCACCCTGGGCAGCAGCTTCGCCCGGGAGGTGGACGTGTCCGCGGTCGCCGAGATAGCCGGGTCGGATCCGGAGCTGACCCGGGACGGCCTGGGACGGCTCGCGGAGATGCACCTGATCGACGAAGAGGCCACCGACCGCTATGTGATGAGCGATCTGGTCAAGCTCTTCGCGCAGGACGAGGAGAAGGAGAACGGCCGTTAG
- a CDS encoding acyl-CoA dehydrogenase — translation MGHYKSNLRDIEFNLFEVLGRDKLYGTGPFAEMDVETAKSILEEIARLAENDLAESYADADRNPPVFDPETNTAPIPASFKKSYQAFMDSEYWRLGLPEEIGGTTSPRSLIWAYAELLLGSNPAIWMYSSGPAFAGILFEEGNDAQKKIAQVAVEKQWGSTMVLTEPDAGSDVGAGRTKAIQQEDGSWHIEGVKRFITSGEHDMSENILHYVLARPEGHGPGTKGLSLFLVPKFHFDWETGELGERNGVYATNVEHKMGLKASNTCEMTFGDKHPAKGWLIGDKHDGIRQMFRIIEFARMMVGTKAISTLSTGYLNALEYAKERVQGSDLSQFMDKTAPKVTITHHPDVRRSLMTQKAYAEGMRALVLYTASVQDAIAVKEAAGEDAKALEGLNDLLLPIVKGYGSEKAYEQLAQSLQTFGGSGYLQEYPVEQYIRDAKIDTLYEGTTAIQGQDFFFRKIVRDQGQALTILSEEIKKFLAEAHGGEELADARDALARGAVDLEAIVGAMLTDLAATEKDVKSIYKVGLNTTRLLLASGDVVVAYLLLKGAAIAAEKLADASAKDKAFYAGKIAAAKFFAKEILPGLSVQRTLAESVDQSLMELDEAAF, via the coding sequence ATGGGGCACTACAAGTCGAATCTCCGCGACATCGAGTTCAACCTCTTCGAGGTGCTCGGCCGCGACAAGCTGTACGGCACCGGCCCGTTCGCCGAGATGGACGTCGAGACCGCCAAGAGCATCCTTGAGGAGATCGCCCGCCTCGCGGAGAACGACCTCGCCGAGTCCTACGCCGACGCCGACCGCAACCCGCCGGTCTTCGACCCGGAGACCAACACCGCCCCGATCCCGGCCTCGTTCAAGAAGAGCTACCAGGCCTTCATGGACTCCGAGTACTGGCGTCTGGGCCTGCCCGAGGAGATCGGCGGCACCACCTCGCCGCGCTCCCTGATCTGGGCCTACGCGGAGCTGCTGCTCGGCTCCAACCCGGCGATCTGGATGTACTCCTCGGGCCCGGCGTTCGCCGGCATCCTCTTCGAGGAGGGCAACGACGCGCAGAAGAAGATCGCCCAGGTCGCCGTCGAGAAGCAGTGGGGCTCCACCATGGTCCTCACCGAGCCGGACGCCGGCTCGGACGTGGGCGCAGGCCGCACCAAGGCCATCCAGCAGGAGGACGGCTCCTGGCACATCGAGGGCGTGAAGCGCTTCATCACCTCGGGTGAGCACGACATGTCGGAGAACATCCTCCACTACGTGCTGGCCCGTCCCGAGGGCCACGGCCCGGGCACCAAGGGTCTCTCCCTCTTCCTGGTGCCGAAGTTCCACTTCGACTGGGAGACCGGCGAGCTGGGCGAGCGCAACGGCGTCTACGCCACCAACGTCGAGCACAAGATGGGCCTCAAGGCGTCCAACACCTGCGAGATGACCTTCGGCGACAAGCACCCCGCCAAGGGCTGGCTGATCGGCGACAAGCACGACGGCATCCGCCAGATGTTCCGCATCATCGAGTTCGCCCGCATGATGGTCGGCACGAAGGCGATCTCCACCCTGTCGACGGGCTACCTCAACGCCCTCGAGTACGCCAAGGAGCGCGTCCAGGGCTCCGACCTGTCGCAGTTCATGGACAAGACCGCGCCCAAGGTCACCATCACCCACCACCCGGACGTGCGCCGCTCCCTGATGACGCAGAAGGCGTACGCGGAGGGCATGCGCGCCCTGGTGCTGTACACCGCCTCGGTCCAGGACGCGATCGCCGTCAAGGAGGCCGCGGGCGAGGACGCCAAGGCGCTGGAGGGCCTCAACGACCTGCTGCTGCCCATCGTCAAGGGCTACGGCTCGGAGAAGGCGTACGAGCAGCTGGCCCAGTCGCTGCAGACCTTCGGCGGCTCCGGCTACCTCCAGGAGTACCCGGTCGAGCAGTACATCCGGGACGCCAAGATCGACACCCTTTACGAGGGCACCACCGCCATCCAGGGCCAGGACTTCTTCTTCCGGAAGATCGTCCGCGACCAGGGCCAGGCGCTGACCATCCTGTCCGAGGAGATCAAGAAGTTCCTGGCCGAGGCACACGGCGGCGAGGAGCTGGCCGACGCCCGCGACGCGCTGGCCCGTGGCGCGGTCGACCTGGAAGCGATCGTCGGCGCCATGCTGACCGACCTCGCCGCCACCGAGAAGGACGTCAAGTCCATCTACAAGGTCGGCCTGAACACCACCCGCCTGCTGCTGGCCTCCGGTGACGTGGTCGTCGCCTACCTGCTCCTCAAGGGCGCCGCGATCGCCGCCGAGAAGCTCGCCGACGCCTCCGCCAAGGACAAGGCGTTCTACGCGGGCAAGATCGCGGCGGCGAAGTTCTTCGCCAAGGAGATCCTGCCGGGCCTCTCGGTGCAGCGCACGCTGGCCGAGTCCGTCGACCAGTCCCTGATGGAGCTGGACGAGGCCGCGTTCTAG
- a CDS encoding M18 family aminopeptidase encodes MSSPYRFDRGHTDDLLSFLAASPSPYHAVANAAARLEKAGFRQVEETDEWDGGTGGRYVLRGGAIIAWYVPEGATPSTPYRIVGAHTDSPNLRVKPIPDTAAHGWRQIAVEVYGGPLLNTWLDRDLGLSGRLSLRDGGSRLVSVDRPLLRVPQLAIHLDRSVTAEGLKLDKQRHMTPIWGLGEPDEGDLIRFLAEESGLDAADVTGWDLMVHSVEPPAYLGRDRELVAGPRMDNLLSVHAGTAALAAVSARDSLPFIPVLAAFDHEENGSQSDTGADGPLLGNVLERSVFARGGAYEDRARAFAGTVCLSSDTGHAVHPNYAERHEPGHHPLPNAGPILKVNVNQRYATDGAGRAVFAAACERAGVPWQTFVSNNAMPCGTTIGPITAARHGIATVDIGAAILSMHSARELCGAEDPHLLATALASFLEG; translated from the coding sequence ATGAGCTCTCCGTACCGCTTCGACCGCGGCCACACCGACGACCTGCTCTCCTTCCTCGCCGCCAGTCCGTCCCCGTACCACGCCGTGGCCAACGCCGCGGCGCGGCTGGAGAAGGCCGGTTTCCGGCAGGTCGAGGAGACCGACGAATGGGACGGCGGCACGGGCGGCCGGTACGTCCTGCGGGGCGGGGCGATCATCGCCTGGTACGTGCCCGAGGGCGCGACCCCGTCCACTCCGTACCGGATTGTCGGTGCTCACACCGACTCTCCCAATCTGCGCGTCAAGCCGATTCCCGACACCGCCGCGCACGGCTGGCGGCAGATCGCCGTCGAGGTGTACGGCGGCCCGCTGCTGAACACCTGGCTCGACCGCGACCTGGGCCTGTCCGGCCGCCTCTCGCTGCGTGACGGCGGCAGCCGCCTGGTCTCCGTCGACCGCCCGCTGCTGCGCGTGCCGCAGCTCGCCATCCACCTCGACCGGTCCGTCACCGCCGAGGGCCTCAAGCTCGACAAGCAGCGCCACATGACGCCCATCTGGGGCCTGGGCGAGCCGGACGAGGGCGACCTGATCCGCTTCCTCGCCGAGGAGAGCGGGCTGGACGCCGCGGACGTCACCGGCTGGGACCTGATGGTGCACAGCGTCGAGCCGCCCGCGTACCTGGGCCGGGACCGCGAGCTGGTCGCCGGGCCCCGGATGGACAACCTGCTGTCCGTACACGCCGGTACGGCGGCGCTGGCCGCCGTCTCCGCCCGCGACAGCCTGCCGTTCATCCCCGTCCTCGCCGCCTTCGACCACGAGGAGAACGGCAGCCAGTCCGACACCGGCGCCGACGGGCCGCTGCTCGGCAACGTGCTGGAGCGCTCGGTGTTCGCCCGCGGCGGCGCGTACGAGGACCGGGCGCGCGCGTTCGCCGGGACCGTCTGCCTCTCCTCCGACACCGGCCACGCCGTCCACCCCAACTACGCGGAACGGCACGAGCCCGGCCACCATCCGCTGCCCAACGCCGGCCCGATCCTCAAGGTCAACGTCAACCAGCGGTACGCCACCGACGGTGCGGGGCGCGCGGTGTTCGCCGCCGCCTGCGAGCGCGCCGGGGTGCCGTGGCAGACCTTCGTCTCGAACAACGCCATGCCCTGCGGCACGACCATCGGACCGATCACCGCCGCCCGGCACGGCATCGCCACCGTCGACATCGGTGCCGCGATCCTGTCCATGCACTCCGCCCGCGAGCTGTGCGGCGCGGAAGACCCGCACCTGCTCGCCACCGCGCTGGCCTCCTTCCTGGAGGGTTGA
- a CDS encoding TetR/AcrR family transcriptional regulator has product MSPRKAAVLRYSGGDHDLRHHLIATAERLIAERGGLGLTVRAIAREAGVADGVLYNHFADKEELLAHALRAHVRTVEAGLGGLPEPGSGTVEANLRAHIGYGLALHRGILPAFAGLLAHPKVLAGFAGLAEPGGDWRDRLTGYLRAERDLGRLAPGARVESAAAMIVGVCHETVLSLLFQGAGTPTAPPLGPEAVDDLVTAVLDGIGRTGDRAG; this is encoded by the coding sequence ATGTCCCCCAGAAAAGCCGCGGTGCTGCGCTACAGCGGCGGCGACCACGACCTGCGACACCACCTGATCGCCACCGCCGAGCGCCTGATCGCCGAGCGCGGGGGCCTCGGGCTGACGGTGCGCGCGATCGCCCGCGAGGCCGGGGTCGCCGACGGAGTGCTGTACAACCACTTCGCCGACAAGGAAGAACTGCTGGCTCACGCGCTGCGCGCCCACGTGCGGACCGTGGAGGCGGGCCTCGGCGGCCTGCCCGAGCCCGGCAGCGGCACCGTCGAGGCCAACCTGCGCGCGCACATCGGCTACGGCCTCGCCCTGCACCGGGGCATCCTGCCCGCCTTCGCCGGACTGCTGGCTCATCCCAAGGTGCTCGCCGGTTTCGCCGGCCTGGCCGAGCCCGGCGGCGACTGGCGCGACCGACTGACCGGCTACCTGCGCGCGGAACGCGACCTGGGGCGGCTCGCCCCCGGCGCCCGAGTGGAGTCGGCGGCGGCGATGATCGTCGGCGTCTGCCACGAGACGGTCCTGTCGCTGCTGTTCCAGGGAGCCGGAACGCCGACGGCACCGCCACTCGGCCCGGAGGCCGTCGACGACCTGGTCACCGCCGTACTCGACGGCATCGGCCGCACCGGCGACCGCGCCGGCTGA
- a CDS encoding pirin family protein produces the protein MPAVTIDNPLTLPRVAAPEGARQRPVLGVATAPGGFEGEGFPVRRAFAGIDYQHLDPFIMMDQMGEVEYAPGEAKGTPWHPHRGFETVTYLIDGTFVHRDSHGGGGTINGGDTQWMTAGSGLLHIEAPPESLVVSGGLFHGLQLWVNLPKKDKMMPPRYQDIGGGRVKLLTSADGGALLRLIAGEIDGHRGPGVTHTPITMLHVSVNPGAEVTLPWRADFNGLAYALAGRGTAGAEGRPFRTGQTVVFGAGDALTVRADEGQESRSPNFEVVLLGGRPIREPMMHYGPFVMNTHAELAQAFEDFQAGRLGTIPADAE, from the coding sequence ATGCCAGCAGTGACCATTGACAATCCGCTGACGCTGCCCCGCGTCGCGGCGCCCGAGGGGGCCCGGCAGCGCCCGGTGCTGGGGGTCGCCACCGCTCCCGGCGGCTTCGAAGGCGAGGGCTTTCCGGTGCGGCGGGCGTTCGCCGGAATCGACTACCAGCACCTCGACCCGTTCATCATGATGGATCAGATGGGCGAGGTGGAGTACGCGCCGGGCGAGGCCAAGGGCACCCCGTGGCACCCGCATCGCGGGTTCGAGACCGTCACGTACCTCATCGACGGCACCTTCGTGCACCGCGACTCGCACGGGGGCGGCGGCACGATCAACGGCGGCGACACCCAGTGGATGACCGCGGGCTCCGGACTGCTGCACATCGAGGCGCCGCCGGAGTCCCTGGTGGTCAGCGGCGGGCTCTTCCACGGCCTCCAGCTGTGGGTGAACCTGCCGAAGAAGGACAAGATGATGCCGCCGCGCTACCAGGACATCGGCGGCGGCCGGGTCAAGCTGCTGACGTCGGCCGACGGCGGCGCGCTGCTGCGGCTGATCGCGGGTGAGATCGACGGCCACCGGGGACCGGGCGTCACGCACACGCCGATCACGATGCTGCACGTGTCCGTGAACCCCGGCGCGGAAGTGACGCTCCCGTGGCGCGCGGACTTCAACGGCCTGGCGTACGCGCTGGCCGGCCGGGGCACCGCGGGCGCGGAGGGGCGGCCCTTCCGGACGGGTCAGACGGTGGTCTTCGGAGCGGGCGACGCGCTGACCGTACGGGCCGACGAGGGCCAGGAGTCGCGCAGCCCGAACTTCGAGGTCGTGCTGCTCGGCGGGCGGCCGATCCGCGAGCCGATGATGCACTACGGACCGTTCGTCATGAACACGCATGCCGAGCTGGCGCAGGCCTTCGAGGACTTCCAGGCCGGGCGCCTCGGCACGATCCCCGCCGACGCGGAGTAA
- a CDS encoding DUF4232 domain-containing protein, protein MNATAADTRRSRVLWSAVALAAAATLTLTACGSDEDGVKTTGTGSSTTSAASGKQVDEAASDGAGTGSSGGTGSGGTAGTGGAKEQNASDGSKQPEADGKTATCTTAQVSLKVSEAKRPVNHLVLQATNTSKSACNAYGFPFLGFNGDQATMSVFEDSKPQAVTTLAPGRTAYAGIAYASASGEGDNPRKAAKLRVSFAGPSQGGSVGGTAELSLPRALTVDDSASVTYWQSDLNDALTF, encoded by the coding sequence ATGAATGCCACCGCCGCCGACACCCGCCGCTCCCGCGTCCTGTGGAGTGCCGTCGCGCTGGCCGCCGCGGCCACGCTCACCCTCACTGCCTGCGGCTCCGACGAGGACGGGGTGAAGACGACGGGCACGGGGTCGTCGACCACGTCGGCCGCCTCGGGCAAGCAGGTGGACGAGGCGGCGTCCGACGGCGCGGGGACGGGCTCCAGCGGCGGGACCGGCTCCGGCGGGACGGCCGGCACCGGCGGCGCCAAGGAGCAGAACGCCTCCGACGGCAGCAAGCAGCCGGAGGCCGACGGCAAGACGGCGACCTGCACCACCGCCCAGGTGTCGCTCAAGGTCAGCGAGGCCAAGCGGCCGGTCAACCACCTGGTGCTCCAGGCCACCAACACCTCGAAGAGCGCCTGCAACGCCTACGGCTTCCCGTTCCTCGGGTTCAACGGCGACCAGGCCACCATGAGCGTCTTCGAGGACAGCAAGCCGCAGGCCGTCACGACCCTGGCGCCGGGCCGGACCGCCTACGCGGGCATCGCCTACGCCTCGGCGAGCGGCGAGGGCGACAACCCGCGCAAGGCCGCCAAGCTGCGGGTGTCCTTCGCGGGACCGAGCCAGGGCGGCAGCGTCGGCGGCACCGCGGAGCTGTCGCTGCCGCGCGCCCTGACGGTGGACGACTCCGCCAGCGTCACGTACTGGCAGAGCGACCTGAACGACGCCCTCACGTTCTGA
- a CDS encoding AI-2E family transporter, protein MGTDQTGTDQTGADQTPNRRLLPDGARRLAAWCVVVLLVAGVGGVGVWLCAQVKAAVTPVLLALLGTALLGPLHRRLVRMRVHRSLAAGLTCLALVAVVGGAGYIVVTALIDTGDEILAAIKDAARKLSDHFGTAGSSVDDIASNVKELGSRFGGTAALGVLQGISILGEMIAISVLALFLTFFFLRDSYKAAAVLHSLAPTGRGHHLEAMGRRAFAAVEGFMRGTTIIALIDAVLIGIGLLVLGVPGAAGLAALVFVGAYIPYLGAFLSGTVAVLVALADGGLDIAAWTLGVVLAVQVIEGHVLQPVVQSRTVQMHPALVMITITAGASVAGILGMLLAVPLAAAAFGVLSELRSMYEASAAGQGAPADDGPG, encoded by the coding sequence GTGGGCACCGATCAGACCGGCACCGATCAGACGGGCGCCGACCAGACGCCGAACCGTCGGCTCCTGCCGGACGGGGCCCGCCGGCTGGCGGCCTGGTGCGTCGTGGTGCTGCTCGTCGCCGGTGTCGGCGGCGTCGGGGTCTGGCTCTGCGCGCAGGTGAAGGCGGCCGTGACGCCCGTCCTGCTCGCCCTGCTGGGCACCGCGCTGCTCGGCCCGCTGCACCGGCGGCTGGTGCGGATGCGCGTGCACCGCTCGCTGGCCGCCGGGCTGACCTGCCTCGCCCTGGTCGCCGTCGTCGGCGGCGCCGGATACATCGTGGTCACCGCGCTGATCGACACCGGCGACGAGATCCTCGCCGCGATCAAGGACGCGGCGCGGAAGCTGTCCGACCACTTCGGTACGGCGGGCAGCTCCGTCGACGACATCGCCTCCAACGTCAAGGAGCTGGGCAGCAGGTTCGGCGGGACGGCGGCCCTGGGCGTGTTGCAGGGCATCAGCATCCTCGGCGAGATGATCGCCATCTCGGTGCTGGCGCTGTTCCTGACCTTCTTCTTCCTGCGCGACTCGTACAAGGCGGCCGCCGTGCTCCACTCCCTCGCCCCGACCGGGCGCGGCCACCACCTGGAGGCCATGGGCCGCCGCGCCTTCGCGGCCGTCGAGGGCTTCATGCGCGGTACGACGATCATCGCGCTCATCGACGCCGTGCTCATCGGGATCGGGCTGCTGGTCCTGGGCGTGCCGGGCGCGGCGGGGCTGGCCGCGCTCGTCTTCGTCGGCGCGTACATCCCGTACCTGGGAGCGTTCCTCTCCGGGACCGTCGCGGTGCTCGTGGCGCTGGCCGACGGCGGTCTCGACATCGCCGCGTGGACGCTGGGGGTGGTGCTGGCGGTGCAGGTGATCGAGGGGCATGTGCTCCAGCCGGTGGTGCAGAGCCGGACGGTGCAGATGCACCCCGCGCTCGTCATGATCACGATCACCGCCGGTGCCAGTGTCGCCGGCATCCTCGGCATGCTGCTGGCCGTCCCGCTGGCCGCGGCGGCCTTCGGGGTGCTGTCCGAGCTGCGCTCGATGTACGAGGCGAGTGCTGCGGGCCAGGGTGCCCCGGCTGACGACGGCCCCGGCTGA
- a CDS encoding class I SAM-dependent methyltransferase yields the protein MSRIVNTQQAEAWNGYEGEHWAAHDDRYDAVNSGFNDVLLDAAALGERDRVLDIGCGNGQLTRLAARRAPLGQALGVDLSAPMLATARARAAEEGVPNVAFAQDDVQVRAFPDGGFDAAVSRFGVMFFADPVAAFTNVARALRPGGRLAFLCLTALDGTDLGTVLDAMSAHVPRPTGPDGTGPTSFADPARVRTVLAAAGFADVRCTRVEADQIWGRDVADAAAFLGDWGPVAHHLRQAGPDAAARARQALADALRPYAHPDAVRTRGTAWLVTAGRPTGGEQPRHYDAG from the coding sequence ATGAGCCGCATCGTCAACACCCAGCAGGCCGAGGCATGGAACGGATACGAGGGCGAGCACTGGGCCGCCCACGACGACCGCTACGACGCCGTGAACAGCGGATTCAACGACGTCCTGCTCGACGCCGCCGCCCTCGGCGAGCGGGACCGGGTGCTCGACATCGGCTGCGGAAACGGCCAGCTGACCCGGCTGGCCGCCCGCCGCGCCCCGCTCGGGCAGGCCCTCGGGGTCGACCTGTCGGCTCCCATGCTCGCCACGGCGCGGGCCCGCGCGGCCGAGGAGGGCGTGCCCAACGTGGCCTTCGCGCAGGACGACGTCCAGGTCCGCGCCTTCCCGGACGGCGGGTTCGACGCGGCCGTCAGCCGGTTCGGGGTGATGTTCTTCGCCGATCCCGTGGCCGCGTTCACCAACGTCGCCCGCGCGCTGCGCCCCGGCGGGCGGCTGGCGTTCCTGTGCCTGACGGCACTCGACGGCACCGACCTGGGGACCGTCCTGGACGCGATGAGCGCCCACGTGCCGCGGCCCACCGGACCGGACGGCACCGGCCCGACCTCGTTCGCGGACCCCGCCCGCGTCCGCACCGTCCTCGCCGCCGCCGGTTTCGCGGACGTCCGGTGCACCCGCGTCGAAGCCGACCAGATCTGGGGGCGGGACGTGGCGGACGCGGCCGCGTTCCTCGGCGACTGGGGACCGGTCGCCCACCACCTGCGGCAGGCCGGGCCGGACGCCGCGGCCCGGGCCCGGCAGGCGCTCGCCGACGCCCTGCGGCCCTACGCCCACCCCGACGCCGTCCGGACGCGCGGCACGGCGTGGCTGGTCACGGCCGGGCGCCCGACGGGCGGTGAGCAGCCACGCCACTACGATGCGGGGTGA
- a CDS encoding SseB family protein: MYGYDQNAGAGQGYAAPPPPPQQPQTPGGGYGEQPLYPEPSPPSLADAVRAFTTGSMAAEDFQQIFATSKVYCPRGENPGFLALHNTQQPVIPMFTSLKELRSYAGKESKYFVITGAEVIDLLPTGYGFVLDMEGDHRMVFDAKAVEQMVEFVMRRMYG, translated from the coding sequence ATGTACGGCTACGACCAGAACGCGGGCGCGGGACAGGGTTACGCGGCTCCGCCGCCACCGCCGCAGCAGCCGCAGACGCCGGGCGGCGGCTACGGTGAGCAGCCGCTGTACCCCGAACCGTCGCCGCCCTCGCTGGCCGACGCGGTGCGCGCCTTCACCACCGGCTCGATGGCGGCCGAGGACTTCCAGCAGATCTTCGCGACCTCCAAGGTCTACTGCCCGCGCGGGGAGAACCCGGGCTTCCTGGCGCTGCACAACACCCAGCAGCCGGTGATCCCGATGTTCACCTCGCTCAAGGAGCTGCGGTCCTACGCGGGCAAGGAGTCGAAGTACTTCGTGATCACCGGCGCCGAGGTGATCGACCTGCTGCCCACCGGGTACGGCTTCGTCCTGGACATGGAGGGCGACCACCGGATGGTCTTCGACGCGAAGGCCGTGGAGCAGATGGTCGAGTTCGTGATGCGCCGGATGTACGGATAG